Proteins co-encoded in one Lagopus muta isolate bLagMut1 chromosome 25, bLagMut1 primary, whole genome shotgun sequence genomic window:
- the ITGB3 gene encoding integrin beta-3 — MEELRVAFSILVLCAAGSWGSNICTTRGVTSCKQCLAVSPLCAWCSAEVMAQSSPRCDLLTNLLQNGCGKDFIEFPRSSVTVLEERPLSDKGSGGSTTTQMSPQRIQLNLRPDDSQIFRVQVRQVEDYPVDIYYLMDLSNSMKDDLRNIQNLGTKLASEMRKLTSNLRIGFGAFVDKPISPYMYISPPEAIRNPCYEIGERCLPMFGYKHVLSLTDEVMRFNEEVKKQSVSRNRDAPEGGFDAIIQATVCDEKIGWRNDASHLLVFTTDAKTHIALDGRLAGIVQPNDARCHIDKDNFYSASTTLDYPSLGLMTEKLSQKNINLIFAVTDTVVGLYQNYSELIPGTTVGTLSRDSSNVLQLIVDAYGKIRSKVELEVRDLPEELSLSFNATCLNNEVITGLKSCMGLKIGDTVSFSIEAKVRGCPQEHQKSFTIKPVGFKDSLTVMVNFDCNCSCESQAEANSSFCSKGNGSLECGVCRCNPGRLGSHCECSEEEYNPSQQDNCSPQPGQPLCSQRGECICGQCVCHSSDFGKVTGKYCECDDFSCVRFKGQMCSGHGKCSCGDCLCDSDWTGDYCNCTTRTDTCMSSNGLVCSGHGTCICGKCDCTQPGSYGNTCEKCPTCPDACTIKKECVECKKYERGTLVEQQSCGRVCRDEIETVQELGDRGKDAVNCTYKDENDCVVRFQYYEDSSGKSVLYVIEEPECPKGPDILVVLLSVTGAILLIGLAALLIWKLLITIHDRREFARFEEEKARAKWDTGNNPLYKEATSTFTNITYRGNM, encoded by the exons GGAGTAACATCTGTACTACCCGAGGGGTGACCTCCTGCAAGCAGTGCCTGGCTGTCAGCCCGCTCTGTGCATGGTGCTCTGCAGAG GTGATGGCACAGTCATCCCCACGTTGCGACCTGCTCACCAACCTCCTGCAGAATGGCTGTGGGAAGGACTTCATCGAGTTCCCCAGGAGCAGTGTTACAGTCCTGGAGGAGCGACCCCTCAGTGATAAGGGCTCAGGGGGGTCCACCACCACCCAAATGAGCCCCCAGAGGATTCAGCTGAACCTGCGGCCGG ATGACTCCCAAATATTCCGTGTCCAAGTGCGCCAAGTAGAAGACTATCCCGTGGACATCTACTACCTGATGGACCTGTCCAACTCCATGAAGGATGATCTGAGGAACATCCAGAACCTGGGTACCAAGCTGGCCAGCGAGATGCGCAAGCTCACCAGCAACCTTCGCATCGGCTTTGGGGCCTTTGTGGACAAGCCCATTTCCCCCTACATGTACATCTCTCCTCCAGAAGCCATCAGGAACCCTTGTTACGA GATCGGAGAAAGGTGCTTGCCCATGTTTGGATACAAGCATGTCCTGTCGCTCACGGACGAGGTGATGCGCTTCAACGAGGAGGTGAAGAAGCAGAGCGTCTCAAGGAACAGGGATGCACCTGAGGGTGGCTTCGATGCCATCATCCAGGCCACCGTGTGTGAT GAGAAAATTGGCTGGAGGAACGACGCATCCCACCTGCTTGTCTTCACCACGGATGCCAAGACGCACATCGCACTGGATGGCAGGCTGGCTGGCATCGTGCAGCCCAACGATGCCCGGTGCCACATTGACAAGGATAACTTCTACTCAGCCTCCACCACGCTG gaCTATCCCTCTCTGGGCCTAATGACCGAGAAGCTCTCACAGAAGAACATCAATTTGATCTTTGCTGTGACCGATACGGTTGTTGGTCTCTACCAG AACTACAGTGAGCTGATCCCAGGCACAACTGTGGGAACCTTGTCCAGAGATTCCAGCAACGTCCTGCAGCTCATCGTGGATGCCTACGGG AAAATCCGCTCCAAGGTGGAGCTGGAGGTGCGCGACCTTCCAGAAGAGCTGTCCCTGTCCTTCAATGCCACCTGCCTCAACAACGAGGTCATCACTGGGCTCAAGTCCTGCATGGGGCTCAAGATTGGGGACACG GTGAGCTTCAGCATCGAGGCCAAGGTACGAGGCTGCCCACAGGAGCATCAGAAATCCTTCACCATCAAACCCGTTGGCTTCAAGGACAGCCTGACCGTGATGGTGAACTTCGACTGCAACTGCTCCTGTGAGAGCCAGGCTGAGGCCAACAGCTCCTTCTGCAGCAAAGGCAATGGCAGCCTGGAGTGCGGGGTGTGCCGCTGCAACCCGGGGCGTCTGGGCTCACACTGCGAGTGCTCAGAGGAGGAGTACAACCCCTCACAGCAGGACaactgcagcccacagccaggACAGCCCCTCTGCAGCCAGCGTGGCGAGTGCATCTGTGGGCAGTGCGTGTGCCACAGCAGTGACTTTGGCAAGGTGACGGGCAAGTACTGCGAGTGCGACGACTTCTCCTGCGTCCGCTTCAAGGGTCAGATGTGCTCGG GGCACGGGAAGTGCAGCTGTGGGGACTGCCTGTGTGACTCAGACTGGACTGGTGACTACTGCAACTGCACCACACGCACCGACACATGCATGTCCAGCAATGGGCTGGTGTGCAGCGGCCACGGCACCTGCATCTGTGGCAAGTGTGACTGCACCCAGCCTGGCTCCTATGGGAACACCTGCGAGAAGTGTCCCACGTGCCCAGATGCCTGCACCATCAAAAA GGAATGTGTGGAGTGTAAGAAGTATGAGCGGGGCACGCTGGTGGAGCAGCAGTCCTGTGGCCGCGTGTGCCGTGATGAGATTGAGACAGTGCAGGAGCTGG GTGACAGGGGCAAGGATGCTGTGAACTGCACCTACAAGGATGAGAACGACTGCGTGGTGCGCTTCCAGTACTACGAGGACTCCAGTGGCAAATCTGTCCTCTATGTCATAGAGGAGCCAG AGTGCCCGAAGGGGCCAGACATCCTGGTGGTGCTGCTCTCGGTGACGGGTGCCATCCTGCTCATCGGCCTGGCTGCCCTGCTCATCTGGAAACTCCTCATCACCATCCACGACCGCCGGGAGTTCGCCCGCTTCGAGGAGGAGAAGGCCAGGGCTAAGTGGGACACG GGCAACAACCCATTATACAAAGAGGCAACCTCAACCTTCACCAACATCACATACCGTGGGAACATGTAG